Sequence from the Deinococcus aquaedulcis genome:
TCCAGGGCAATCAGGCCGAAGTCGCCGAACGCGACGTAGTCGCCGCCCTTGGCGTCACCGGTCATCCGGCCACGGTGCTGCTTACGGAACTTGGTGCGCTTCGGAAGAAGCATCATTCACCTCCGGGGCGGCGCCGCGCGGCGGGGCGGCGGCGGTTGGGACGGTCACCGTCTTCGCGGCGGCGCTCGTCGTTGCGGCGCTGGGGACGCGCGAAGGTTTCGGTGCGGCCACCGATGACTTCACCGGTAAAGACCATCACCTTGATGCCTAAGCTTCCGTAGGTGGTCTCGGCGCGGGCGGTGCCGTAGTCGATGTCGGCGCGCAGGGTGTGCAGGGGCACGCGGCCTTCGCGCACCATTTCGGTACGGGCCTGCTCGGCGCCGCCGAGGCGACCGGCCAGGATGATCTTGACGCCACGGGCGCCCGACTCCATCACGCGCTGCGCGGCCTGCTTCATGGCGCGGCGGAACGCAAAGCGGCGCTCGATCTGCTCGGCGATGCGCAGGGCCACCAGGGGCGCGCTGATGTTGGGGTTGGGGATTTCCGCGACGTTCACGGCCACGGTCCCGGCCGACACCAGACGCTCGATGTCCTGGCGCAGCTCCTTGATGCTCTCGCCGCCCTTGCCGATCACGATGCCGGGCTTGGCCGCGCTGATGATCACGTTGACCTGCTGGCCAGCGCGCTCAATCTCGATGCGGGCGATCCCAGCCGCGTTCAGCTTGCGCTGCACGAGCTTGCGGATCTTCTCGTCTTCCTTCAGCAGGCCGGCGTACTGCTTCTTGCCGGCGTACCAGCGGCTGTTCCAGCCACGCGTGATGCCGAGGCGGAAGCCGTTGGGGTTGATCTTGTTGCCCATTATTTGGCTCCCTTCTCGCCCACGATGATGGTGATGTGGCTGGTGCGCTTCTTGATGATGTTGGCGCTGCCGCGTGCCCGGGGAATCAGGCGCTTGAGGGTGGGGCCCGCGTCCACGTAGGCGGCGGTGATCACCAGACGGTCTTCGAGCATCTGGTCGTTGTGCAGCGCGTTGTGCTTGGCGCTGTTCAGCACCTTGGCCACAGGCTCGGAAGCGGCGCGGGGGATGAAGCGCAGCAGGTCTTCGGCGTCACGCACGCTCTTGCCACGGATCACGTCCACCACGAGACGCACCTTGCGGGGGCTCATGCGCACGTACTTGGCCACGGCGTAGCCGGGCTTACGCAGCTTGACTTCCTGCTTGCGCTGCTTCTTGTTGCGGAATTCAGGAGCGGTCATTTCTTCTTGCTCCCCTTGGCGTTCTTGTCGGCGCCGTGGCCACGGTAGTTGCGGGTGGGGCTGAATTCACCCAGCTTGTGGCCGATCATCTGCTCGGACACGAACACCGGCACATGCTGCTTGCCGTTGTGCACAGCAATCGTGTGGCCGATCATCTCGGGCACGATGGTGGAGCGGCGGCTCCAGGTCTTGATGACGCGCTTGTCTTTGCGCTCGTTCTGGGCGTCCACCTTCTTCAGGAGGTGGTCATCCACGAATGGGCCTTTTTTCAGGCTGCGGGGCATGGTCTACCCTCCTTACTTCCCGCCGCGGCGGGTGATGATGAAGCGGTCCGAGATCTTGCGCTTCTTGCGGGTCTTCAGGCCCTTGGCGGGCTGACCCCAGGGGCTGACAGGCTGACGGCCTGCGCCGGTGCGGCCTTCACCACCGCCGTGGGGGTGATCCACGGGGTTCATGGCGCTGCCGCGCTGGTGCGGCTTCTGGCCCAGCCAGCGGCTGCGGCCGGCCTTACCCAGCACGATGTTCTTGTGCTCGGCGTTGCCCACGGTGCCCAGGGTGGCGTAGCACTCGGAGTGAATGCGGCGCAGTTCGCCGCTGGGCAGGCGCAGGATCACGTAGTCGCGCTCCTTGCCCTGCACCTGAATGGAGGTGCCGGCCGAGCGGGCGATCTGGGCGCCCTTCCCGGGGACCAGTTCCACGCTGTGCACCACGGCGCCCACGGGCACGAAGCGCAGGGGCAGCGCGTTGCCCAGCTTCGGCTCGGCTTCGGGGCCAGCGTTCACGGTGGCGCCGACCTGCAGGCCTTCGGGCGCCAGGATGTAGCGCTTCTCGCCGTCGGCGTAGTGCAGCAGGGCGATGCGGGCGCTGCGGTTGGGATCGTACTCAATGGCAGCGACCTTGGCGGTCACGCCCGCCTTGTCGCGGCGCTTGAAGTCGATGATGCGGTACAGGCGCTTGTGGCCCCCGCCGATAAAGCGGCTGGTGATGCGGCCACGGTTGTTGCGACCACCGGTCTTGGGCAGCGCTTCGGTGAGCGCCTTTTCGGGGCGCTTCTTGGTCAGTCCACTGAAGTCCGCAGTCGTCATCTGGCGACGGCTGGGGGTGTAGGGACGGTATTTCTTGACGGCCATGTCTCAGATCTCCTTAGGCCTGGCCCTCAAGGGCGGCAATAGTCTGGCCCTCGGCGAGACGCACAATGGCCTTCTTGCGGTCGGCGCGCTGTCCGAAGAACTTGCCCACGCGCTTGCGCTTGCCGGGCACGTTCATGGTGCTGATGCCGATCACGGTCACGCCGAACGCCTGCTGAATGGCGCTCTTGATTTCCGTCTTGCTGGCCTTGGGGCTGACCCAGAAGCTGTAGACGCCGCGCTCCATGCCTGCGTACGCCTTCTCGCTCACCACAGGCGCCTGGATGATGTCGTAGTGGCTCATGCCTCTTCCCCTTCCTCTTCGTCCTGGGCGGGCTCCAGCACCACGGCGTCAATCACGAGGCGGTCGTGGCGCAGCACGTCGTAGGCGTTCAGGCCAGCGACGGGCAGCACGGTGGCCCAGGCCACGTTGCGCGCGGCCTGACGGGCCTGCAGGTCGTCGGTCACGATCAGCACGCGCTCGGTGCCGTCCATGCCGTTGTCCTTGGCCCAGCTGACAAAGCCCTTGGTCTTGCCGTCGAGGCCAAAGCCGTCCACGGCCACCAGCTTGCCAGCTTCCTGGCGCGCGGCCAGGGCCATGGCCAGACCCAGCTGACGGACCTTGCGGGGCAGGGTGTAGCTGTAGCTGCGGGGCTTGGGCCCGAAGGCCACGCCGCCGCCCACGAAGGTGGGCACGCTGCGATC
This genomic interval carries:
- the rpsC gene encoding 30S ribosomal protein S3, which produces MGNKINPNGFRLGITRGWNSRWYAGKKQYAGLLKEDEKIRKLVQRKLNAAGIARIEIERAGQQVNVIISAAKPGIVIGKGGESIKELRQDIERLVSAGTVAVNVAEIPNPNISAPLVALRIAEQIERRFAFRRAMKQAAQRVMESGARGVKIILAGRLGGAEQARTEMVREGRVPLHTLRADIDYGTARAETTYGSLGIKVMVFTGEVIGGRTETFARPQRRNDERRREDGDRPNRRRPAARRRPGGE
- the rplV gene encoding 50S ribosomal protein L22, with the translated sequence MTAPEFRNKKQRKQEVKLRKPGYAVAKYVRMSPRKVRLVVDVIRGKSVRDAEDLLRFIPRAASEPVAKVLNSAKHNALHNDQMLEDRLVITAAYVDAGPTLKRLIPRARGSANIIKKRTSHITIIVGEKGAK
- the rpsS gene encoding 30S ribosomal protein S19, translating into MPRSLKKGPFVDDHLLKKVDAQNERKDKRVIKTWSRRSTIVPEMIGHTIAVHNGKQHVPVFVSEQMIGHKLGEFSPTRNYRGHGADKNAKGSKKK
- the rplB gene encoding 50S ribosomal protein L2; this encodes MAVKKYRPYTPSRRQMTTADFSGLTKKRPEKALTEALPKTGGRNNRGRITSRFIGGGHKRLYRIIDFKRRDKAGVTAKVAAIEYDPNRSARIALLHYADGEKRYILAPEGLQVGATVNAGPEAEPKLGNALPLRFVPVGAVVHSVELVPGKGAQIARSAGTSIQVQGKERDYVILRLPSGELRRIHSECYATLGTVGNAEHKNIVLGKAGRSRWLGQKPHQRGSAMNPVDHPHGGGEGRTGAGRQPVSPWGQPAKGLKTRKKRKISDRFIITRRGGK
- a CDS encoding 50S ribosomal protein L23, giving the protein MSHYDIIQAPVVSEKAYAGMERGVYSFWVSPKASKTEIKSAIQQAFGVTVIGISTMNVPGKRKRVGKFFGQRADRKKAIVRLAEGQTIAALEGQA
- the rplD gene encoding 50S ribosomal protein L4 → MAQINVIGQNGGRTIDLDLPEVNKGVLHDVVTWQLASRRRGTASTKTRAQVSATGKKMFSQKGTGNARHGDRSVPTFVGGGVAFGPKPRSYSYTLPRKVRQLGLAMALAARQEAGKLVAVDGFGLDGKTKGFVSWAKDNGMDGTERVLIVTDDLQARQAARNVAWATVLPVAGLNAYDVLRHDRLVIDAVVLEPAQDEEEGEEA